The Candidatus Beckwithbacteria bacterium sequence ATTTGCCTTTGGATATAGTTGTGTTACTGTAGTTTGGAATTCTGGATACGCAACAAACTCTCGTTCCCAAAACGATTTATCACTTCTGTCCAAGTTTGGATAATGTACCAAGTCTAAATATTGGACTTGCTTAACACCTAAACCCTGGCAAAAATCAATAAAACGTTCCATTTCTGAGGGGGTCATTTCACTTCGTAATAATACCCGGTTTATGCGTGTATATATTAATTGGCTAGAAGCACGAATTCCCTCCAATACTTTATGTAAATCTCCACCTCCTGTAATTTCCCGAAAACTGTCTGGATCACATGTGTCCAGGCTCACTTTAAGCACATTTAATCCTTTTGGTAAACCACCATTCTTTTCTAAGTAAGTTGTTAACAATATTCCATTAGTAGTAATATCCACTTCTTTATATCCCATTTCGCTTATTTCTGTAATAATTTTATCCCAATCATGTCTCAATAATGGTTCTCCTCCTGTGCCTCTCATTTTAGTCATTCCACCCTGTTCATGTAGCTGTCTGAGTATAGTTAGAAGATCATCAGAACTGAGGTTTCCTTCATGCATAGGTGCTTTCCGAAAGTCTTCCATAGCAGCTGGAAACGCATCGTTTCTATAAGAAGAACCACCGCAGTAATTACAAAATAAATTGCAATAAGGCCATAATGCAACTCTAGCAGTTGTATCAGCAAGAGTTTCTTTATTCATAACTATCTTTATAGGACACTAAATTAGTGTTATTATAATACGAAAAT is a genomic window containing:
- a CDS encoding radical SAM protein, which translates into the protein MNKETLADTTARVALWPYCNLFCNYCGGSSYRNDAFPAAMEDFRKAPMHEGNLSSDDLLTILRQLHEQGGMTKMRGTGGEPLLRHDWDKIITEISEMGYKEVDITTNGILLTTYLEKNGGLPKGLNVLKVSLDTCDPDSFREITGGGDLHKVLEGIRASSQLIYTRINRVLLRSEMTPSEMERFIDFCQGLGVKQVQYLDLVHYPNLDRSDKSFWEREFVAYPEFQTTVTQLYPKANFHTTRDQFGVAFHRALLPNGLVLSFKDSRYTMRDSECWDCPIFCQEGRCLVRVATDGNITLCPDYQGELPSFNARQALQDHSFQDRVQELQTIIERSEKVRTIELFTHKHNLELPAIHQYEN